The nucleotide window ACGAGCTGGCGGGCCACAAGGCTCAGGGACGTCTGGTGTGATCTCGCGTGCTCGCGGATGAGGGCGAAGGCGGCCTCGATCGACACATGGGCGGTTTCGGCGACAACGCCCTTGGCCTGCTCGATAAGCACCCGGCTGGTGAGGGCCTCCTGCAGCTGGTCTCGAAGCTTCGAGGCATCCCGAACGGTGCGTTCTTGCAGAATCCCGATGGTCGCCACGTCGGCGAGGGCCTGGGCGGCGCGGATGTCGTACTGGTTGAGTTCGCCGCGTTCGTTGCGCATGAGATTCAGTGTGCCGATGGTGGTGTCCCGAAGTCGCAGCGGGATGGCGTAAACCGAGTGGATGCCCTGCGCGCTGGCGGTGGTGCAGAATTCCGGCCAGCGAGAGGAGCCGATGTCGATGTCGGGCACGGAGACGACGGCGCGGGTGTGGAAGCACTCGAGGCACGGCCCCGCGTCGGCGTCGAGCTGCATGATTTCAACCAGTGTGTTTGCCTCACTCGTGGAAGCGACGACCTCCAACTTGTTGTCGGCGTTCGCCAACAGAATGCCCGCGGAGTCGACATCGAGAAGGTCGTGACAGTTCTCCACGAGGGTCTGCAAGAGGTCGAGCACGTCATAGCCGGCTACGAGGGTGTCTGCGAGAGTAGCGAAAGCGTCGAAAAGCCGTTCCAGGCGAGTTGTCTCATTCATTGGATCCTTCGCCCGACTCGGATAGTGCGGTGAAGCGAATCCGCCGCTCGATGACATCATGCGCGATTTCCCGCATTGGGCGGTTGTCGGCGAAAGCCCTGGCCTGAATGATCAGGTGGGCGTCCTCGGCAGTGGTGCCGAGTTGGGCGAGGACCATGCCCGTCGCCTGGTGAATGAGCCGCCGGGAGAACGTGGTCGTGTCCGGGGGGAGCTCTTCCTCGCTGATAGCACGGCGCAGGAGAACACGGCTCACGATGGCTGCCAGAGCCAGTGTCTGCTGCTGTTGTTTGAGGGTGAGTGACACCGGGTTGACGGAGTACAGGTCAACGGCGCCGATCTCGAGCGGTCCGAACACAAGCGGGAAAGCGAAAATAGCCCCGATGTCTTCACCACGAATCGCATTGGAGAAGGCCGGCCACGATCCGTTGCTTCGGGTAGCGAGGTCAGGTTCCAAGACCGGTTGGCGTTTGGTCAATGCGTCCCAACACGGACCTTCACCGAGGTCGAATTGCAGTTCATCCACTCGCCCGGCCCGGGCGTCCGTGGCCGATACGGTCTCCGCTCCAAGGAACGATCCAAAGGTGGAGATCGACACCCCGGACACGGGAAGGAAACGCAGGAACGGGCGCGCTAGATCGGAAATGCTTCCGTCACTGTCGGATAGCGCATCCGATGCGATCTGAAACGGATCATGCATCATCGCTGCAGCCCCTCCCTCCCTTTAGGTGTCACAATACGCTTCGCGGAACAGAGACTAAAGGGATTGCGCAAGGCAGGTATTACGTGCGAGGCCCTCAGCGGTGGAGCGCTGATCGGGGCACACTTGTGGCGTGAGCGGAATCCGGTGGGTGCTGCACGTCGATCTTGACCAGTTCATCGCGGCGGTCGAGGTACTCCGGCGGCCTGAACTTGCGGGCAAGCCAATAATTGTCGGCGGTCGGGGCGATCCCACGGAACGAGCGGTCGTATCGACCGCATCCTACGAAGCCAGGGCGTTCGGCGTGGGGTCGGGAATGCCCCTGCGCATTGCGGCCCGGAAGGTGCCCGACGCTGTGATCTTGCCCGTCGATCAGGAGGCGTACCTCGCGGCGTCGGACACGGTTATGGCCACCCTGCGTTCGCAGCCCGGCGTCACCGTGCAGGTGCTGGGGTGGGATGAAGCATTTCTCGGTATCGAGACGGATGGTCCGGAAGCCTTCGCCCGGCAGGTGCAGGCCGCTGTTCTCGAGCGGACACAGCTGCACTGCAGTGTGGGCATCGGCGACACCCTGGCGCGGGCCAAGGTCGCCACCGGCTTCGCCAAGCCGGCCGGCGTCTTCCGGCTCACGGCGGGGAACTGGCTCGAGGTGATGGGCGGCCGGCCCACCAGGGATCTGTGGGGAGTGGGAGCCAAGGTGTCGGGCCGGCTGGCCGCGCTCGGCATCACAACCGTCGCCGAGCTCGCCGCATCCGACCCCCAAGACCTGGTGCCGGAGTTCGGGCCCAAGATGGGCCCCTGGCATGCGTCGCTCGGGCGCGGGGACGGCGCCAGCGTGGTGGACGACACTCCGTGGGTAGCCAGAGGCCACAGCCGGGAGACCACCTTCCAGCACGACCTGACCGAACCCACCCAGGTGGATGGCGCGGTGAGGGAGCTGGCGGCGCGGGTGCTCGAGGACGTTCTCGCCGAGGGACGGCCTGTCATCGGGCTGACCCTCAAGATTCGCTACGCGCCGTTCGACACCACGACCCGGGCCCGGAAGATTCCCGGCACCTCCGATGGGAACGAGATCCTCGAGCGGGTCCTGGATCTCGCGGGTGAAATCGACGCGGGCCGCCCGATCCGGCTCCTCGGCCTGCGCGCCGAAATGGCCATGCCCGACAACGCCCGACAGGGCCATACGCCCACCCGCGGCGGTTGGTGACGCTCAGTTCTTCTTGAGCTCCTCGGCGAGCATCACGATGATGCCGCTGGGACCGCGCACGTAGGTGAGCTTGTAGACGTCTTCATAGGTCGCAACACCGCGAAGCGGGAAGCATCCGTGAGTCGCCGCTATCTCCAGGGCTTCTTCGAGGTTGTCGACGGAGAACGCGACCCGGTGCATGCCGATGTCGTTGGGACGAGTGGGCTCCGACTCGATCGCTTCGGGGTGGACGTACTCGAAGAGCTCCAGGCGGCCGTGACCGTCTGGCGTCTGAAGCATCGCGATGTTGGCGTGGTTGCCGTCCAGGCCCACGGCCGTGTCGGTCCACTCGCCACTGACGGTGTCGCGGCCCAGGACCGTGAGACCGAGGTCAGTGAAGAAGGCGATCGTTGCTTCAAGGTCACGAACGGCAATGCCGACATTCTCAAGCTTGATGGACATGCGCATCATGCTACTCAGCCGTGGGCGCTTCATCGAGTGACGGATGCGCGGACGCAGGTCGGACACTCGTCACCTGTTGTTCTTCCAGAAGACAACGAGCTCCGCCGGTGACCGGCATCACACTGGTGGTGTGGAAGACATCCGCGGGGGGACTTCGGAAATGTGAAGGATTTCGATGAACTACCGAGAGCTGTTCTCAGTCGTCATGTCGGGGCCGGCGCTGTGGGAGGTGCGGCACGAGTTCACCAATGAACTGGCCGGTGTCATCCAGCGCACGCCCAAGGGATTCCTGGTGAGGGATGACCAGACCCACCTAATCGGCAGCTTCGACTCGATCACGAGTGCGCTCGAGGGGCTATACGAGCTGGCGTGAGGCGTTGCGGCCAGAAGCCGGACCAATACGTCTCGTGAAAGGTGTGTGTCGCTCGCGTCGGATGGCGTCACCGGTGATGGGACTACAAGTACAAGGGCGCTCAGGTTATGAAGCACCCTGGCGGCGCATTCCGTCGCGGCGAGACTTCAGAACCCTCGCTGGCCCCGCTCGATGTCAGCTCGCACGTCCGACATGGCTCGAGCTAGTTCTGGGTCGGAGCCTTGAAGATCCCGAGCAGCGGATGGGCTGAGCCGCCGCCGCGAGGACAGCAAGTAGAAGGCCGCCAGAATCACGAGAGCGAGCCCCAGGCCACCCCCAGCGATGAGCACAATCATGAGAGCGCCGGCAGTCATAGGAGTTCCTTTCATCGGTCTCTGGCGAACCTGTCGCCTTTAGACTCACATAAAAAGCTGGTCAATAGTGTTTATCGACCGAATTGAGCACCCAAATTTGAGAGGCAAGAATGCTGCTTCGAGCCAGCTCAGCGCTCTCCCGGGCGTGCGGTGCCGTCGCATATCCCATGCGATATGAGGAACTTCGGTTATGAGACAAGTCAGTCTCGTCAGCGAGACGCTCACAACACATGCGATCGCGATCGTGACGTATCTAGCGCTGACACGCAAAATCTAGAGGGTCCCCCGCAGGATCGCTCAGGGCCGTGCGGTGACGACTTCTGTTGCGGTGGTCACAGCATCGAGGAAACCCGGGAACCGGGCGTCGAGCTCAGTAGCGCGCAGCACTGTCCAGCGTTGCGTGCCGCGGTTTTCTTGATGGATCAGTCCCGCGTCGCGAAGGACCTTGAAGTGGTGGCTCAGCGTCGACGGCGCAACATCCACGGGGAATGTTCCACAGGCGCGCCCCGCGGGCTCGCAGCGGAGGACGTGGACGATGGAAAGCCTTGTCTCGTCAGAGAGGGCGTGTAGTACCGCTGTCAGGGGAACCGTGTCGAGCTGCGGATGCTCGAGTGCCGGTCTCGGATTATGTCCCACACTCACTTCTTTCGATTGATTTCGAAAGAAGGATAGCATCTTGGGTATCATTCGACATATTGCGAAAGAAGATGGATCATGATCACTTCAACGATGCGCGCTCTTACGTTCAGCGGACCCTCGACGGACATCTCTCGAACTGGTGTCACGGTGTTGCCGACGCCGCTGCCCGGCCCCGGAGAGGTTTTGATCCGTATCACGCACGCCGGGATCAATTTCAAGGACGTGATGATGCGACGGGGTGATCCCGGTTACGTGCCTGTCTGGCCCGTCATTCCGGGACTTGAAGTTGCGGGCGTAGTCGAGCGGTTCGGCGACGGAGTGGATGATCTCGAGGTGGGCATGCGGGTAGCTGCTCTGACGAACATCGGTGGCCTCGCCGAGTACGTTGTCGCCAGTCAGGCATTGACGGCGCGCATCCCAGACGGCGTGCCCTCGGCAGTCGCGGCCGTGGTCCCTGGGGTGTGGACAACCGCCTGGCTGCTGCTACATGAGGCCGCCCGCGTCCGAGCCGGCGACACGGTCCTCGTCCACAGCGCGGCGGGCGCCGTCGGTGCGGCCATCGCTGCAATCGCCGCAGCAATCCCAGACACCACCCTCGTCGGCGTTGTCGGAGCAGCTAGCCGCATCGAAGACGCGAGGCGTGCCGGCTATCAGCACGTGTTTGTCCGCGATGGTCATCTCGTCGACGCTGTGCTCACCAGGCTGGGCGGCTCCGGCGTCGATGTCGTGCTCGATCCTCAAGGCACCGCTTGGCTCGACGCTGATCTACGCGTGCTGGCACCCACCGGTCGCGTTGTGCTCTTTGGAAATGCCTCGGGTGCCCCGCTTGACCCACTACCCACCGGTGAGCTCTATGCGGGCAACGCGTCCGTCGGCGGATTCAGCATCGGCGCCCTGTCAGCCACGGCACCGACGCGCGTGAAACGCGCCATGGAAGCAGTGCTAAGCGGGATCGCCGAAGGCTCCCTCGCCCCTGAAGTGACCGTCGCTCAGGGTCTTGACCAGGCTGCCGCCCGCCAACAGCAACTCGCGGACGGCAGCGCAAAAACGAAACATGTCATAAGCATCAATGCGTGACTCAGATCGCGAATGGACCACCAAGAATCGCCTCAACCCGCCAGAAGGCCGGGCGGCCTGCGGGTACTTCGCCGTCACCCCGGCACGGCGGAGCGCGCTCTCGGCACAGCCGCATTGTCTTGGCCATACGCAATCGCACTGGGTTGCGTCATGCGGGACAACCAGGTGACACCTGAAACTCTAGGAATTGACGCGTATCACTGGGCGCAGCCCCGTCCCCGGGGGAATCTCGCGCGTCTCGTATCCCATGGCATACGAGACAAGGAGCTCGCCTAAGGAGATCGCCTTAAATGGACTTGTATCTTGCACAGCTTCGCCATGCTGGCATGGGTGGTGGGAAGGCGCCGTCGCCCGCTAGTGTGTCAGTAATTCCGGGGGTGCAAATGAAGTTCAAAGCATTCGGCACGCTCGTAGTCCTCGGCGTTGCTCTCACTGTTCTTGGCGGCTGCGCGCAAACACAGTGCTGGACGATGGCAGGCGCCGTTGCCGAGGACGTAGTTGGCGAGTCGACTGCTCGTGAAGCACTAAAGAAGTGGCTGGAGCAGCCCTCCGACCTCTCGACTGATCTGCCCGCCTCCGACTGGGTCGAAACGACCTCGACGAATGACCTTGTCAGCTTCAAAGGAGGAGGGAACGACTGGGCCGACGCCAGTCTTTTCCCCGGGGGCTGGATCATTCTTACCGCAGGTACGTGCAGTAA belongs to Cryobacterium sp. SO2 and includes:
- a CDS encoding DNA polymerase IV; amino-acid sequence: MLHVDLDQFIAAVEVLRRPELAGKPIIVGGRGDPTERAVVSTASYEARAFGVGSGMPLRIAARKVPDAVILPVDQEAYLAASDTVMATLRSQPGVTVQVLGWDEAFLGIETDGPEAFARQVQAAVLERTQLHCSVGIGDTLARAKVATGFAKPAGVFRLTAGNWLEVMGGRPTRDLWGVGAKVSGRLAALGITTVAELAASDPQDLVPEFGPKMGPWHASLGRGDGASVVDDTPWVARGHSRETTFQHDLTEPTQVDGAVRELAARVLEDVLAEGRPVIGLTLKIRYAPFDTTTRARKIPGTSDGNEILERVLDLAGEIDAGRPIRLLGLRAEMAMPDNARQGHTPTRGGW
- a CDS encoding zinc-binding dehydrogenase — its product is MITSTMRALTFSGPSTDISRTGVTVLPTPLPGPGEVLIRITHAGINFKDVMMRRGDPGYVPVWPVIPGLEVAGVVERFGDGVDDLEVGMRVAALTNIGGLAEYVVASQALTARIPDGVPSAVAAVVPGVWTTAWLLLHEAARVRAGDTVLVHSAAGAVGAAIAAIAAAIPDTTLVGVVGAASRIEDARRAGYQHVFVRDGHLVDAVLTRLGGSGVDVVLDPQGTAWLDADLRVLAPTGRVVLFGNASGAPLDPLPTGELYAGNASVGGFSIGALSATAPTRVKRAMEAVLSGIAEGSLAPEVTVAQGLDQAAARQQQLADGSAKTKHVISINA
- a CDS encoding GAF and ANTAR domain-containing protein, producing MNETTRLERLFDAFATLADTLVAGYDVLDLLQTLVENCHDLLDVDSAGILLANADNKLEVVASTSEANTLVEIMQLDADAGPCLECFHTRAVVSVPDIDIGSSRWPEFCTTASAQGIHSVYAIPLRLRDTTIGTLNLMRNERGELNQYDIRAAQALADVATIGILQERTVRDASKLRDQLQEALTSRVLIEQAKGVVAETAHVSIEAAFALIREHARSHQTSLSLVARQLVSRDLRF
- a CDS encoding metalloregulator ArsR/SmtB family transcription factor; this encodes MIPKMLSFFRNQSKEVSVGHNPRPALEHPQLDTVPLTAVLHALSDETRLSIVHVLRCEPAGRACGTFPVDVAPSTLSHHFKVLRDAGLIHQENRGTQRWTVLRATELDARFPGFLDAVTTATEVVTARP
- a CDS encoding GAF and ANTAR domain-containing protein; translated protein: MMHDPFQIASDALSDSDGSISDLARPFLRFLPVSGVSISTFGSFLGAETVSATDARAGRVDELQFDLGEGPCWDALTKRQPVLEPDLATRSNGSWPAFSNAIRGEDIGAIFAFPLVFGPLEIGAVDLYSVNPVSLTLKQQQQTLALAAIVSRVLLRRAISEEELPPDTTTFSRRLIHQATGMVLAQLGTTAEDAHLIIQARAFADNRPMREIAHDVIERRIRFTALSESGEGSNE
- a CDS encoding VOC family protein, encoding MSIKLENVGIAVRDLEATIAFFTDLGLTVLGRDTVSGEWTDTAVGLDGNHANIAMLQTPDGHGRLELFEYVHPEAIESEPTRPNDIGMHRVAFSVDNLEEALEIAATHGCFPLRGVATYEDVYKLTYVRGPSGIIVMLAEELKKN